GGCGCTCCGAACCGATTCAATGCCCTCTTGAGGGTCATTGATCCAAACACGGAGCTCAAAATCCAGTGAGCTTTCTCCAAAATCAACAAATAAAACACGGCATTCGGGGTACTTTAAAACCCGGGGATTGGTCTCCGCCACCAAAAGCAAGAGATCTCTAACCCGAAAGGGATCCGATTTGTAGGAGACGCCAACTTTTATTTTGAGGCGTACGGCAAGATCCGAATGGGACCAGTTCGTGATTTCTGTGGAAATAATATTTGCATTGGGAATCAATCGCTCCACCCCGTCCCGGGTTCTGACCACAATATAACGAGCCCCTAATTTAACCACCCATCCATAACTATCGCCTACAGTAATGACATCCCCTTGTTTAATGGAGCGGTCAAACAATAGAATGATTCCGCTGACCAAATTACTGGTAATGTTTTGCAGCCCAAATCCTAAACCAATCCCTAGGGCCCCCCCAAAAATCGCAAGGGTGGACAGGTTCACTCCCAAGGTATCCAAAGCCACAAGAAATCCTATACCAATAACAAAAAACTTAAAAAACCGCATCACGGCAAAGGAGAGGTTTGGATCAAGGCCGATCTTTTTTAAGATACGGGTTTCGATAAAGGAGGTGAATTGAGAAACACCAAAAAAGAGGATAAAACCTAATATCAACACCTTTAAAATAAGACTGAAGGAAATGGAAACCGGACCCAAAACAACTAAGGGGAAATTAACCACTTCCATTGCCTGTTCGTACCAACCCATAAACCGGATTGCAAGAATGAAAATTCCGACCGCCAACCCAATACGAATGACCATATTAGTAAAACGGCGTTTGGGCAAAAGAAAACTGACACAGACAGATAAAATTTGGTAAAGCATGGAAAATAAAAGTAAAGGAATGGCCGCATCGACTAATCCAGAGGGTTCAGACGTCGCTCGGAAAATTGCAAGGGAGAGCCCAAGGCCCAGGGCCAATATTCCAGGGAATACCACCGAAACCATGATTTGCAGAAAAAAGTTTTTGATCCCCCTAGGCTTTTCCTCTTCGGATGGGGTTATTTTTTTTTGAAGCCACCGAAAAAGGAAAAAAATAGGGGTCCCCATTAGCAGGATGACCGCCATTTGGGTCACCCACTCAAAGGAGAGGAGAGAGGTTAAAAATTCCTTTTGCATGAAAAGACCAGAAGGTATAAGGCTTTCAAAGGTGTCCCTAAACCTGGACTTGAAAGATTTGAAGGTTCAAAAAATATTTTCCATGATACGGAATAGGAACTGCCTTTACAACTTATTTTTTAAAACTTCAGGTCAAGACCCTCGGAAAGGTGTATGCCATAGCCCAATATGAAAAAACCGGTAATTTAAATCCCAGAGTTTTAAAAATGAAATCCTTCTAACTGCGGATTTTAGAAGGAAAGGCATTAAAGGATTTTAATTTTGCAAAGCCCCTATGGGTGGTTAAGAATATCAATCAATCGGTATTGAATGTCTTTATTCCAATCCGCCAAATTTTAATTGGAAATTCCTTTTAAAGATGGATTCAGAAAGCAGACCAAAAGACCTGTGGGTAGTCGACCCCGATATGGCCACGACCCAGTTGGCCGAATTTTTGAATGTTTTTCAAACCCAAACCGGAAAAATCTTTCACAAGGTCCTCCGTTCCTGGCAAAAAACCCACCAAAAAAATTGGCCCGCTTTTTTGAAATTCACCAAGAGATCTATGATCACCTCAGGTCATTACCACCAGAAAATTTTCCACTCCAAAATTGGAATAAGTCGTTAAAAAAATTCCTGCAGAAATATCTAGAGGAAACTCATACGGCTTTGTCCCTTCCTGAAGAATCTTCAACCACTTTTTGGGAAGATTACAAAAAGGAGCTTTTTAATGAATGGGAAAAGGTACCGCAACGGATCAAGTTAACAGGAAAGGGAAAAGAAGATCATTCCCAACCCAAAACCTCTTTTCTTGAACAGTGCTTAGGGTTTTTGAAAAGTCCCCTTAAAAGAGGGTCATATCCCATCCAAGACATTGCTTTTCGCCTTTTTTTAAAATCAAATCTTGAATTACCCTTATCATGGCACTTATTTCAGGAATGGGAGCACTTTGAAAATAAAATCGCGGATCAGTGGACTCAGCTTCACCAATCCTCTGAAAGGGTATTAGATGATCTGTTGTTTTTGGAGGTTTTTCATGAAAAAAAATTAACCCCTGACCCTGACTGGGTGGAAGAAAAACGAGAACACCTCAAAAAACAAATGGCCCTTTTTAATGACTTTTCGGAAAAACTGGCCATCATGGAAAAAGAAGCGGTCCAACGGTTTAAAGATTCCTTTTCCCATGCCGCTCAAAAACTGAATCAAAACTGGGGAAAGATAGGAACCCTCCTTTTTTCTAGCCAAAGGCTGAGTGAAGAAAAAATTTTAGAAAGATGGGCCCAACTGGAAAGAGATTTTAACAAAAGTAAAAACGCGTGGCTTGTCCGTTTTCAAGGTAAAAGGGAAGATTGGCAAAAAGATCTTGAACTATCTCTTTTGCAAACAGAAGTTGCTCAGGTCAGCCTTGAAACTCTCGAAGCTTTGAATGAAAAGTGTCTTCACCAGGTTTTACCCCCGCTGGAAGAGCTGCGCGAAATGGTGACCTTTTCCATGGAAAAATTTCAAAAATCCCTCGCAAAAAACGAAGAGGGCCTTCAATCTATGATTTTATCGGAAAATCGAAT
This is a stretch of genomic DNA from Nitrospiria bacterium. It encodes these proteins:
- a CDS encoding mechanosensitive ion channel domain-containing protein gives rise to the protein MQKEFLTSLLSFEWVTQMAVILLMGTPIFFLFRWLQKKITPSEEEKPRGIKNFFLQIMVSVVFPGILALGLGLSLAIFRATSEPSGLVDAAIPLLLFSMLYQILSVCVSFLLPKRRFTNMVIRIGLAVGIFILAIRFMGWYEQAMEVVNFPLVVLGPVSISFSLILKVLILGFILFFGVSQFTSFIETRILKKIGLDPNLSFAVMRFFKFFVIGIGFLVALDTLGVNLSTLAIFGGALGIGLGFGLQNITSNLVSGIILLFDRSIKQGDVITVGDSYGWVVKLGARYIVVRTRDGVERLIPNANIISTEITNWSHSDLAVRLKIKVGVSYKSDPFRVRDLLLLVAETNPRVLKYPECRVLFVDFGESSLDFELRVWINDPQEGIESVRSALRFEIWKIFKENAIEIPFPQRDLYIKSGLEGLPHLEIPPSK